Within Winogradskyella helgolandensis, the genomic segment TTGCAATAAAAGAAGGTGTCATAAAACATGTTTGTAACGACGTTGACATAAGGAAAATATCGTTTATAGATCCAAGAGCTAAACTGGTAAATTTTGGATTTTTTATTTTCTTTAAAAATTTTCTTTATGAAAAATTTCATGCAATTATTGAGTTAATACATTAAAATATGTCCAAAAGTATCAATATTTTTTATGCTTCAAGTTTTTAAATCTACAATTTTCATTATTATTTTACGCAACAACATTTATTAACTACTTTCGGCAATTAGGAAAAGAGTTTATACTATAATTTTACATGAATTTTCGTAGTAGTTTTTTTAATAATAAATATTTTATTTTAACCGACCAAGTATTAACCTCTTTAATGAACTTTGGTTCTGTTTTAGTATTATCAACGGTTTTGAATGAAACTGTTTTTAGTGAATTTGTAGTTCTATACAGTTATTCCACACTTTTAAATATAATATTAACGACTATTTTTTCTGCCCCTATTTTGGTTTTTGGTATTAAGAAATGGGATAAGACAAAGTTTAATTATTTAAGTGTAAATATCATTGGTTTTACAATTTTTAATATTGTATTCTCAGTAATATCTTTTTTCTTTTTAAGAATTCAGGTGGCTCATGTTTTTTTATTGAATTTTTTATTGATGAATTTTGGATTGACATTAGTAGATATTTTTAAAAGATTCATTTTCTCAAATAAAGTAATTTCAACTGGGTTTGCCCCTATTAGTTCATTGCTAATGAATATCACATTTTTTAGTGGTATATATGCATATAGAGATTCCTTAAATTTAAATCGAATCTTGGTGATTTATTGGGTTGCTTATTTACTAGCTAGTCTTTTTTTTATAATTATAATATATTTTAAAACTAACATTAAAAAAGAATTATCAGTTTTAGGCGTTTTTAATAAAGAGTTTTATAAGTCTGTCTTTTTTACCCATTTTAATTATGCTAAATGGATTCTTGCAGGCGCTGTTTCATTTTGGGTTTATACACAAGGTATTTATATTTTTGGTAAAGCTTTTGGAGTGTCTGATTTTGCAATAAGTAAATTGAGGATTATTCAAAATTTATTTGGAGTTTTTACAATTTTGTTGATAGCTATGGATAATTTTTTAACACCTACTTTTTCCATGAAAGCATTAGAGTCTGTAAATTTGATTCCTGTTGTTATGAAAGATTTTTACAAGCGATATACCAAACCTTTAGTGATGATCTATGTTGTTTCAATCCCTGTAATGTATATCGTTTACTATTTTTTATATCAAGATAAATACGGTGAAGGCATAACCTATATTTTAATTGTTTGGTTTGCACAATTGATTGCGATGTCTACAAAACCAATTTCT encodes:
- a CDS encoding polysaccharide biosynthesis protein translates to MNETVFSEFVVLYSYSTLLNIILTTIFSAPILVFGIKKWDKTKFNYLSVNIIGFTIFNIVFSVISFFFLRIQVAHVFLLNFLLMNFGLTLVDIFKRFIFSNKVISTGFAPISSLLMNITFFSGIYAYRDSLNLNRILVIYWVAYLLASLFFIIIIYFKTNIKKELSVLGVFNKEFYKSVFFTHFNYAKWILAGAVSFWVYTQGIYIFGKAFGVSDFAISKLRIIQNLFGVFTILLIAMDNFLTPTFSMKALESVNLIPVVMKDFYKRYTKPLVMIYVVSIPVMYIVYYFLYQDKYGEGITYILIVWFAQLIAMSTKPISIALKAKEVTYPLFFSHLFGAISMLIFGVVLITLFNDIGLVLTLLFAFITANLMNYIYYRKIF